One Fuerstiella marisgermanici DNA window includes the following coding sequences:
- a CDS encoding sigma-70 family RNA polymerase sigma factor translates to MSDSGPHKDPSIPIEAGDEQSFIEQFSQSRSRLKQMLEFRMDRRLRAREDPSDILQEVYIDAVQRLEHYRKKPELSFYVWLRQLTTQRLIDVHRRHLKAEVRNVKQEVSLDHRRLAATSASMAMQLAAHLASPSQLAMRAEMISIIEEALDNMDEIDREILALRHFEELRNSEVAEVLGLKEAAASNRYVRALSRLQEVLQDIPGFFDEV, encoded by the coding sequence ATGTCGGATTCAGGCCCCCATAAAGACCCCTCGATTCCCATTGAGGCGGGCGATGAACAAAGCTTTATCGAGCAGTTCTCGCAATCCCGAAGTCGACTGAAGCAGATGCTTGAATTCCGCATGGACCGTCGTCTTCGAGCGCGAGAAGATCCTTCCGACATTTTGCAGGAGGTTTACATTGATGCTGTCCAGCGTCTGGAGCACTACCGAAAGAAGCCCGAACTGTCGTTTTATGTCTGGCTGCGCCAACTGACGACGCAACGGCTGATTGACGTTCACCGACGACACTTGAAAGCAGAAGTTCGCAATGTGAAACAGGAAGTTTCGCTGGACCACCGTCGACTGGCGGCCACATCAGCATCGATGGCGATGCAGCTTGCTGCACATCTGGCGTCGCCCAGTCAGTTGGCGATGCGGGCCGAGATGATTTCGATCATTGAAGAAGCGCTGGATAACATGGATGAGATCGATCGAGAAATTCTGGCACTAAGGCATTTTGAAGAATTGCGAAACAGCGAAGTTGCGGAGGTGCTGGGGCTAAAAGAAGCGGCCGCCAGCAACCGCTATGTCCGTGCATTGTCTCGGTTGCAGGAAGTCCTGCAGGACATACCAGGGTTCTTTGATGAAGTATGA
- a CDS encoding serine/threonine-protein kinase: protein MKYDAYNDVITDHAEHRNPVEVLAEEFLDRRRRGEVASVQEYASSHPELASEIRGLFPAMLAMEKFRRNRLSSSSTRIDLQVEAPEQLGDYRIICEVGRGGMGVVYEAEQQSLGRRVAVKLFPRQVLADSRQLKRFHSEARTAASLHHTNIVPVFGVGQQDGLHYYVMQCIQGKGLDQFVQPAMTEPDPSVTKGNLTYTPPIAFSSTVTNITESDADSEVVTTASVASDLSNAESEVHSPVADLLDFRTVADIGIQVSAALAYAHAHGVLHRDIKPGNLILDPQGTVWVTDFGLATLLESEERNDRAEVVGTLRFMAPEHLNGKQDARSDLYSLGVTLYELLTLRPAFSEQSKAKLINKIMKGDVVPATTLRPGIPPDLAAIVHKAMAGKSAQRYSSAADLADDLRRFLDGRPVAARPIGISGRLWRWTRRNPIVATLSSALVLGAVLSFVMISSKWSEAVVQGARAEANLSLALESMDQILERFASSWMAHPIATGDADDPEAGFEPQLAVTDYNAAVLQNALRFYDRFARQNTTNPQLRRDTAKVHRRVGDIYQRLGQNTKAEQAYRRCLQILEAENASDNAAVVAERASTINQMGLGMFRSSRFAEAEGEFRRAKQMLLKTTHQNDAEFRAERARTEHNLGQVLQLIRRYSEARRCHRDAVELLESLVEEHPEKADYRLSLARAYRTSSQGQRRKKADQLRSAGIAILEELVAEFPNVPDYQCELSEMLITRRFGSRDEQNLEHQEIETERAVELAKSLSVKYPPIPRYRALLARTLKEQAGILSRTASPAAADERFEESVLLYQGLVEDFSDVPVYGFFLAYSLREHAKNLRKLDRLSDAETALLDGITALKHYLSLRPESSFGNYGLAGMFEDLGEVLTDSGAHASAKAAFEEANEIRLLLGQPQG, encoded by the coding sequence ATGAAGTATGACGCCTACAACGACGTGATCACTGATCATGCAGAACACCGCAATCCGGTTGAAGTTCTGGCGGAGGAATTTCTGGATCGGCGGCGCCGTGGCGAGGTCGCGAGTGTGCAGGAATACGCCTCCTCCCACCCGGAACTGGCCTCGGAGATTCGAGGGCTATTCCCAGCCATGCTGGCGATGGAGAAGTTTCGCCGGAATCGGCTGTCATCGTCTTCCACCCGAATCGACCTGCAGGTCGAAGCGCCCGAACAGCTGGGAGATTATCGCATCATTTGCGAAGTCGGTCGCGGTGGTATGGGGGTGGTGTACGAAGCTGAACAGCAGTCGCTGGGGCGTCGAGTGGCGGTGAAGTTGTTTCCGCGTCAGGTGCTTGCAGATTCGCGTCAGCTAAAGCGGTTTCACAGTGAAGCGCGAACGGCGGCCAGTCTGCACCATACGAATATTGTTCCTGTGTTCGGCGTTGGTCAACAGGATGGACTGCACTACTACGTCATGCAGTGCATTCAGGGAAAAGGACTGGATCAATTTGTGCAGCCCGCCATGACGGAACCGGATCCATCCGTCACGAAGGGAAATCTCACTTACACACCGCCAATCGCGTTTTCCAGCACCGTGACCAACATCACGGAAAGCGACGCAGATTCGGAAGTCGTGACCACCGCCAGTGTCGCAAGCGACCTGTCGAATGCAGAGTCGGAGGTGCACTCGCCGGTCGCAGACTTGCTTGATTTCCGAACGGTGGCAGACATCGGAATTCAGGTTTCGGCAGCGCTGGCATACGCTCACGCTCACGGCGTGCTGCACCGAGATATCAAACCGGGAAATCTGATTCTGGATCCTCAGGGGACTGTCTGGGTGACCGATTTCGGTCTGGCCACTCTGTTGGAATCGGAAGAACGAAATGACCGCGCGGAGGTTGTCGGCACGCTTCGTTTTATGGCTCCCGAACATCTGAACGGAAAACAGGACGCTCGAAGCGATCTCTACAGCCTGGGAGTGACGCTCTACGAATTGTTGACTTTAAGGCCCGCATTTTCGGAACAGAGCAAAGCAAAGCTGATCAACAAAATCATGAAAGGCGATGTTGTCCCAGCCACAACGCTGCGTCCTGGAATTCCACCCGATTTGGCCGCGATCGTTCACAAGGCAATGGCTGGTAAATCTGCGCAACGGTATTCGTCTGCCGCAGATTTGGCCGATGATCTGAGGCGCTTCCTTGATGGGCGACCTGTGGCCGCTCGCCCGATTGGAATTTCCGGCCGACTGTGGCGCTGGACACGACGTAACCCAATTGTTGCAACACTAAGTTCTGCGCTCGTTTTAGGGGCGGTGTTGTCATTTGTTATGATCAGCTCGAAATGGAGCGAGGCTGTTGTACAAGGTGCACGGGCGGAGGCGAATCTGTCTTTGGCATTGGAGTCGATGGATCAGATCCTTGAGCGATTCGCATCAAGCTGGATGGCTCATCCGATCGCGACCGGCGATGCCGATGACCCTGAAGCAGGCTTTGAACCGCAACTGGCGGTGACCGATTACAACGCTGCTGTACTTCAAAATGCCCTGCGGTTTTATGACCGATTCGCAAGGCAGAATACGACCAACCCGCAACTCAGAAGGGACACTGCGAAAGTCCACCGACGTGTGGGAGACATCTATCAGCGACTTGGACAAAACACAAAAGCCGAACAGGCATACCGCAGATGCCTGCAGATTCTGGAAGCTGAAAACGCGTCTGACAACGCCGCTGTCGTCGCGGAACGAGCCAGCACGATTAATCAGATGGGCCTTGGGATGTTCCGTTCCAGTCGGTTTGCAGAAGCGGAGGGCGAATTCCGCCGAGCGAAGCAAATGCTGCTGAAGACGACGCATCAAAACGACGCAGAATTCCGTGCAGAGCGCGCGAGAACCGAACATAACCTCGGGCAGGTGTTGCAGCTGATTCGCCGGTATTCCGAGGCGCGGCGATGCCATCGAGACGCGGTCGAGCTTCTGGAGTCTCTGGTCGAAGAACATCCTGAAAAGGCGGACTACCGGTTATCGCTGGCGAGAGCCTACCGAACCTCGTCCCAGGGGCAGCGTCGCAAAAAGGCGGATCAGCTGCGTAGTGCGGGCATCGCAATTCTGGAAGAGCTTGTGGCCGAGTTTCCTAACGTTCCGGATTACCAGTGTGAGCTAAGCGAAATGCTCATCACGCGCAGGTTTGGATCGCGCGACGAACAAAACCTTGAACACCAGGAAATCGAAACCGAGCGAGCGGTCGAACTGGCAAAGTCGCTCTCCGTGAAGTACCCGCCCATTCCGCGATACCGAGCATTGTTGGCAAGAACGCTGAAGGAACAAGCCGGAATTCTGAGCCGTACAGCGTCGCCAGCGGCTGCTGACGAGCGGTTTGAAGAATCAGTCCTGTTGTATCAGGGGCTGGTAGAGGACTTTTCTGACGTTCCCGTCTACGGATTTTTTCTGGCCTACTCGCTGCGGGAACACGCAAAGAATTTGCGCAAGCTGGACCGTCTAAGCGATGCCGAAACTGCTCTGTTGGATGGCATCACAGCGTTGAAACATTACCTGTCGTTGCGTCCCGAAAGTTCGTTTGGCAACTACGGACTCGCCGGTATGTTCGAAGACCTGGGTGAAGTTCTGACCGACAGCGGTGCGCACGCCAGCGCGAAAGCGGCGTTTG